One Oryza brachyantha chromosome 3, ObraRS2, whole genome shotgun sequence DNA segment encodes these proteins:
- the LOC102707570 gene encoding pentatricopeptide repeat-containing protein At3g29230, with translation MFEHARCSTSAAPAAGERRALLLDPLSLPRLLISAATSCTSPGGATAALVVSSLHAAALKLGVLPSSLPASNALVSAYSLSGLLPCAFRAFSLIPHPSTGSYTTIISALSRHGRPQDALSLFSSSPVCPDAELLSCVVSCCRRASAFLPARAAHAYGIKTVPVVAFYASAGPALVALYAMCGKVNAAKRIFDLMDGEDVVSWNAMIGGFAGAGMNGEAWDCFREMRARGVRGNARTAVAVLGACDLESGRQVHGYIVRNHGAGSNAILWNALMNMYSSVGCVGNAEHVFFEIERKDVVSWNVMIGALAKNGHGERALELVDAMLRCGMQPDSVTFTTVLVACCYCGLVDEGLALYERFMENYSLIPSMEQCACIVDLLARAGRFREAVEFIRQMPIRPNAIVWGALLSASRTHHNVEYAQIAFEQLVQLEPENPGNFVTMSNIYSKARMVEDAKRVRMMIDRDDLVKPYGQSRVRAT, from the coding sequence ATGTTCGAGCACGCCAGGTGCTCGACCTCGgcggcccccgccgccggcgagcggcgcgctctcctcctcgaccctctctccctccctcgcctcctcatctccgccgccacgtccTGCACCTcccccggcggcgccaccgccgccctggTCGTATCTTCCCtacacgccgccgccctcaaGCTGGGCGTCCTGCCCTCCTCGCTCCCGGCCTCCAACGCCCTCGTCTCCGCCTACTCCCTCTCCGGTCTCCTCCCCTGCGCCTTCCGCGCCTTCTCCCTCATCCCCCACCCCTCCACCGGATCATACACAACCATCATCTCCGCGCTCTCCCGCCACGGCCGTCCCCAGGAtgccctctccctcttctccAGCTCCCCAGTCTGCCCCGACGCCGAGCTCCTCTCCTGCGTTGTCtcctgctgccgccgcgcaTCTGCCTTCCTCCCCGCTCGCGCGGCGCACGCGTACGGCATAAAGACGGTGCCGGTGGTGGCCTTCTACGCCTCGGCTGGTCCAGCACTTGTCGCGCTGTATGCGATGTGCGGGAAGGTGAATGCGGCGAAGAGGATCTTTGATCTTATGGACGGCGAGGACGTGGTGTCCTGGAACGCGATGATTGGGGGCTTCGCTGGTGCCGGGATGAACGGTGAGGCGTGGGATTGCTTCCGGGAGATGCGCGCAAGGGGTGTTCGAGGGAATGCCCGTACGGCTGTGGCTGTGCTGGGGGCTTGCGATTTGGAGTCTGGCAGACAGGTCCATGGGTACATCGTGAGAAACCATGGTGCTGGTTCAAACGCCATTCTGTGGAATGCGTTGATGAACATGTATTCAAGTGTTGGCTGCGTCGGCAATGCTGAACATGTGTTCTTTGAGATCGAGCGGAAGGATGTTGTGTCATGGAATGTGATGATCGGTGCTCTTGCAAAGAATGGACATGGAGAGAGGGCACTTGAACTTGTGGATGCAATGTTGCGGTGTGGGATGCAGCCAGATTCTGTGACATTCACAACTGTTCTCGTGGCGTGCTGCTACTGTGGCTTGGTTGATGAAGGTCTTGCACTTTATGAGCGCTTCATGGAAAATTATTCCCTCATTCCTTCTATGGAGCAGTGTGCTTGTATTGTGGATTTGCTTGCACGTGCTGGGAGGTTTAGAGAAGCTGTTGAATTTATCCGTCAGATGCCAATCAGACCAAATGCAATTGTATGGGGGGCTTTGTTATCTGCGAGTAGAACACACCATAATGTGGAGTATGCACAGATTGCTTTTGAGCAACTGGTTCAATTAGAGCCAGAGAACCCTGGAAATTTTGTGACTATGTCTAATATATACTCAAAGGCCAGAATGGTTGAGGATGCAAAGAGAGTTCGGATGATGATTGACAGGGATGATTTAGTGAAGCCCTACGGACAAAGTCGTGTTCGAGCTACGTAA